The DNA segment AGCTATACGGAATACGCAATTCCCGACGATGCCGGCTCGGCTTCCCCGACCGGCATTGCCGTCGGCAGCGACGGTGCGCTGTGGTTCACGCAGTACGAGCGTAGCAAAATCGGGCGGATAAGCGTCGACGGTAAAATTGCCGAATATCCGATCGGCGCCGACGGCGAGCCGTACGCGATTGCGCCGGGTTCCGACGGAGCCTTATGGTTTACCGAACGCCATCACGGCATCGGACGTATCGGTACCGATGGAAAGATCAGCGACTATCCCACCGGTTCGCTCGAGGCCCGCGACCGCGATCCTTTTGCGATCGCGGCCGGCCCCGACGGCGCGCTATGGTTTACCGATACGACCCTCGGCGAAATCGGCCGGATTACGACGCACGGAGCGCGCACGTACTACACGGTCGGCGAACACTCGCCACCCGAAGCCATTACCGCCGGATCGGATGGTGCGCTGTGGTTTACGACGTACGACGATCAAGAGTTTGGGCGCATCACGACCCACGGCGTCACGACTTTCTACTTACGCAAACGCCACGACGACATGCACGACAATCCGTTCGGACTCGCAACCGGCCCCGATGGCGCGCTGTGGTTTACGCGCTATAACGATGCCGCGGTCTCCCGAGCGAGCATCCGCTAACCCGGGCCCGTACCGCCGCAGCCGTAGTCGAGCGTCGTGCTGCACAGCACGAGGTCGAGCGTCGTCTGCGCGCTCTGCTTCACGACGACGTCACGCTTTTGCGGGGGCACGTCGTCGGAGTTCGCCTTGAGTATGTAGTGTCCGGGCAAAAGACCCGTCAGACGATACGCACCGTGCGCGTCGGTGGTCGTGTGATGCGAACCGATCGCGATCGCGACGCCGGGCAACGGCTGCCCCGTCGTTGCGTCGGTCACGTGGCCGGCGAGCACGGCTAGCGCTAGGGCGGCGGTTTGGGCAAGCAGGCGGCGGAAACTCCTCATCGGAGTCGAATTCTCGTAGCGCAATGATCGGCATCCTGTTGGCGGCAGTGATTATCCCCAATTTTAACGCAGACCGGGCCCTCGTGGTACTTGCTCGCGACGACGAGACCGTGGCGGCCTGCACATCGGAGCGACCTGGTTCGCTGCGCCCGGAAAACGTGAAATTGACGCTCCTTTCCCGCGGCCCTGAGCTGGTCTTAGTGGAGATGTACGACGACACGTGCGTCTGCGGAGCGCACAACTGCCCGTTCTGGATCTACCGCGTGCGCGGAACCGAGGACCAGCGGCTTGCGACGTCGTGGGCCTACGACGTAAGGGTCGTCCCGGCCGACGGCGGTGTGCCCGACGTCGTCGGAACCTCTCACGATAGCGCAGCCGTATCGGACGTCGTTCGGTTCGCCTACCGCAACGGCACGTACGTGGAGGCCGAGTCGTGGAAGTTG comes from the Candidatus Baltobacteraceae bacterium genome and includes:
- a CDS encoding carboxypeptidase-like regulatory domain-containing protein is translated as MRSFRRLLAQTAALALAVLAGHVTDATTGQPLPGVAIAIGSHHTTTDAHGAYRLTGLLPGHYILKANSDDVPPQKRDVVVKQSAQTTLDLVLCSTTLDYGCGGTGPG